agattcttACACCGTAGCCGTAAATGGCAAACGTGTTTCATCCGCCAATACCACCTCACCTGCGAACGCTAAAAGGGTTAGGATGAATATGGTTCAGTCCCCCGGGTTTGTTGAGATTTTATCGTCCGCGACCCGCAAAATCGTCTGGTACTATACCAAAAATATTGCcaatacaacaatttattcaGATTTTCTCCGTCCACTTATCCCTGAGCTAGTAAATTTGTTGAAAACGCACGTACAAAAGCATGCGATTAAATTTAATCTTAAGCTCGAGGCGACTTACAACCGTCCCAACGTGCCAAACTCGTCGGAGAACAGGGCGTTTAAAACAGTTGCAGTAGAAATTTTCCCGGACAGTgacataaaaacaattatagagAGGGCGTATATCAAGTTAATGAAGGAGAAGGACGAATATATGGGAAGAGGAAGTGGATTTACATTAGAGTCGATCGATGGGCTGTTGCTGGCAGTGTATAAATATACGCCGATGGGCGGATCATCGTACATACAATTACCTGAATATATTGATAGGAAGCGGGGTACCATCAACCCAAAGAATACGGACCAGCATTGTTTTAAGTGGGCAATCCTATCAAGGCATGTGACCGGACCAACGGTATGTCGTGTAGAGGGAAATAGATATAGTCAGCATGAGGGGGAATATAATTTTGACGGTATTTCGTTCCCTACACCTCTGTCGGatatatcaaaatttgaaaaaaataatatcaatgtaaGTGGTAACGTCTATGGGCTCGATAAGAAATTCCAACCACCTAAAAAATACCCGACATACGAGGTGTACCCGCTGCGAGTAATCAGCGAAGAAAAACCGGACCATTTCGACCTGTTGTTGGTGACAGACGGCGACAACTCGCACTATGTTTACATTTCGAATTTTTCCCGGCTCATACGCAAGCAGAAAACATCACACACTGAGAGATTAGTGTTCTGCAAAAGATGTTTTACTAGTTTTGATGATGGACGACATAAATACAAGCTGAGCGGACAGGAGGCCCTGGACCAACACAAATTGATTTGCGGCGCGCACAAGCCGACACTACCCGAGATGCCGAAGGAGGGGGAGTGTGTTGAGTTCAGGGCGTGGAAAAAAACGGTTAGGCACCCGTTTGTAATTTACGCGGATTTCGAGGCGATCTTGGTGAAGACGGAGGAGAAAAAAGGAGGTAGCACGACAGTTATACAGAGGCATGAGGCGATGAGTTATGGGTTTTTAGTGAAGGCGAGCGAGGACGTGCCGGCGGATTTATTGGAACAACACGAGATACCGGCGGGGCCGGTAATCTATAGAGGAAGTGAAGACAGGACGGACGTGGCGAGGCATTTTGTAGAGTCAATAGTTGAGGTGGCccataaaattgaaaatctgaTGAAGACGAATATAGCGATTATTATGACTGAGGGTGAAGAAAAAACATATCAAGAGTGTAGTACGTGTAATTTATGCAAATGTGTATTAGTCGGGGGCGATAAGGTTAGGGATCATGATCATCTGACGGGCAAATTTAGGCAGACCTTGTGCTCTAGGTGTAACTTAGAGTTGCAACAGCCTAAATTTGTCCCcgtattttttcataatctcTCAAACTACGACTCGCACTTCATAATATCTGAACTTGGTTATGATACTCAGACTATCAACGTTATACCGAACAGTGAGGAGAAATATATATCTTTttcgaaatatataaatagtacctTCACTGTTCGGTTTATCGACACGTTCAGGTTTATGGCGTCGAGTTTGTCGTCCCTGGCCGAAAATTTAGTTACACCCGAACATGAGAACTTCCGTGAGACAGCTAAACATTTTGTCACCGGAGATATGTCACTCGTGACTCGGAAGGGTGTGTACCCTTACGAGTACACGGATAGTTGGGAGCGGCTGGAAGACAGGAGATTACCGAGGAAGAGGGATTTTTTTAGTACGTTGACGGAGACCAGTATAAAGGAGAGTGACTTTGAGCATGCGAAGGAGGTCTGGGACCACTTTGATTGTGAGACGCTCGGGGATTATAGTGACCTCTACCTAAAAATTGACGTTTTACTACTGGCAGACGTTTTCGAAAACTTTCGTGACGTATGCATGAGGGCGTACAACCTGGACCATGCTCACTATTATACTGCACCAGGCTTAAGTTTTGACGCCATGCTAAAGTTCACAGGCCAAAAGTTGCAATTGCTACACGATTATGACATGTTGTTGATGTTCGAAAAtggttagtatatatatatatatatatatattatttttaaaaatgtacatataataatcttatttattttttataggtatacgcgGTGGATTGGTGCAGGCGAGTAAGAGGTATGGAAAGGCGAACAACGAGAAGACTCCGGATTACGACGAGACAAAAGATAAATCGTGGATTATTTATCAGGACtgcaagtatatttttatatccgtattattattttcatacttattaatatttgttattttttataggtaacaaCTTGTATGGATGGGCCATGTCGCAGTACATGCCGTACGGTGGGTTCAACTGGATCGAGCCTACTCTGATCGGATTAGATGATTTGGACGATACCTCCCCTATAGGACGAGTGTATGAGGTGGATGTGTCATACCCACGACATTTGCATGATAACCACAATGACTTACCCTTTCTACCGCAAAATAGTGTGCCACATGGATCGAAGGTGCGAAAGTTGATGGCGACGTTcgaggagaaaaaaaattatattatacattataggaGCCTGCAGCAGGCCATTAAGAATGGACTAATAGTAgaaaaagtaaatgtttatattttataagattttaaaacagatttttaacatttttcttatttttacagGTACATAGAGTGATACAATTTAACCAGTCTAACTGGCTGGCTAAATATATTGAGTTGAACACCGAGATGAGGAAGAAGGCGAGGAATGATTTTGAAaaggacttttttaaattaatgaacaacGCTGTATTTGGTAAGTCACTAATActatgtattaaacatttttactgatatttttttaattttctagggAAGACTATGCAGTCTAAAAGAAAGGAGATGAAGATGGAGCTAGTGTCGTGTGAGAGGAGGTTACAAAAATTAATCAACAAGAGTACATTTAAACACTGTACCAATTATAACGAAAACCTAAACGCTGTCGCACTggagaataaaattattaaatttgataaacctatatatattggtaaatatacttttttaccacttttatcatttattaacacattttattatttacaggatTCGCTGTACTGGATGTATCAAAAAACGCTAATGTATGAGTACCATTATGATGTCATGCAGAGGCACTATggagacaaaattaaattaatgtacacTGATacaggtaaatatattaaaactatactcatgtatataatatattaatttaacattatttttactagATTCATTGATTTACCACATACAAACGGATGATTTTTATGCAGACTTGGCGACCAACCATAACTTGTTGGACCGGATGGACACTGCCAACTTGCCCACTGACCATCAGTGTTATGTGGTAAGCAGAAAGAAGTCTCCAGGATACTTTTCCGATGAAGTTTACGGCAACATTATTACTCATTTCTGTGCGTTGAGGGCCAAGTCCTACGCTTTTAATATATATGCTGGTCCAGAGGATGAGGTTGCAAATGATAGAATAGGAGGAGAAAAGATTAAGGCGAAAGGAATCCGGTCTCATGTGGTTAAAAACCACATGACATTCGAGGACCATAGAAAGTGTTTGTTTGGGGAAGATGGAGTGGAGGCGTACAAGGAGAATGTATCGATTAGGTCATTTAACCATCAACTCATGACCataaagacaaaaaaattaacttacaatAGCTATGACGATAAGAGGGTGGTGTTAGAAGATAAAGTCAACACACTAGCCCATGGACACTATAGTATAGAGtaagttattacaaaatatatatttaaattattttactaaaattgtcTCTTAATTTTATAGGGAAGATGACATATGGACAGAATTAGATGGAGGGGACTGGAACGTGGAAGAGAAAGGATTAATGAGAGACCTTCTACATTACATAACCTGATCttgtatatagttttattgtatatatttttccgttaaatagttttattgtaaatgatatatgttatattgtaaatattacatgttatatagtttgttttatattataaatattatcatgttacttgagatagattaatatatatatttctacctTTTTAATGTTTAGTTTGTATCACATAAActtgaaattattgtaaatactatgTACGTATAACCATGATAAACATATAAGTTGGACTATTATGTTTCATTGCAATATTAGacctttatattgtaaatacctaTGTTAATGTAAGTATAGCTTGTAAAATAGTAGATTAGTGTAtaaacttgtaatattttttttttttatattgaaaatatccatgtataattttatagtgtCCAATTGTTAGATATTTaagttagtttaatatatttcatgtattattttatattgtatactttataaatatccgtgtataattttataatgtataattgttaGATATTTAAGTTATACAAGAATTATACCAATACCGAAAAAAGGTGGTGTTCTACCTTTAATTCCTATTTTTGCTGGTTTATCAGCATTAGGCGCGCTTACCGGTGGAGTAGGTAATATAGTAAAAGTCGTGAAAGAATTGAATTCTGGAAAAAGCACACCTATTCATTTAGGCAAAGGATTATATCTTACTCCTCACAAGGGTAGTtcttataaaatcataaaaggTAAAGGTTTATACCTAGCACCACACAAGGGCGGCTCGGTTAAAAAATCAAGgtcaaaaaactaatttctacGTTACCCGATAGAGCGTTGTACGATTATGAGATTATAAAATACGCTGACATGTCGAAAATTCCTCATTTCATCGGTGTATTTGCTAGAGACAAGTTACCTCGACGAGCAAAACATCAAGAGTCAGCTGTAGTTAATTTAGACATCGAAAACGGTACAGGTACTCATTGGGTAGCGTATAAGAAAAtcggaaaaaaagttaaatattatgatagttatgGAAATTTAACGCCACCGCTAGAATTACAGAAATATTTCAACGGTTGCAATATCGAATATAACTACGAGAGACATCAGAAATATAACACAACAAACTGTGGTCATCTGtgcttaaaatttttatcatgtacacTATAACGTTAACCGGCAACTCTAGCGAATTGTCATGTGACATCCacagttataaattttaattgactCATCATTTATGAATCAATTTCAAACTAAACAAATCCTACCACACAACACGGTCCTAGTGGCATATGTCAACACAAAATTCGTTTACATCGAGAATTTTCTAAAGACAACAATGACATCTCTATATGCTGACCTACTAACAAAACAATGCGAAAtggaaagaaaaatgttaattcaaaaattatatagcCTTTATATAGCCTCACATAGCCTTTCAGAATTTGCATACGCCATGGGCGATGGGCCAGGATACACCGCAATGAATGCAGGAGAAATAATATACCTCTTGAAATGTAAAGCAGTCAATGTagaaatcaatacaataaaaacctGCTTTAATGAACTACCAATAATATACCAAAACAAAAGCTACTATATGGCTCCCAAAACACATACATTACAAAGTTATGGAACCGAAATAGACTGTAATACAATACTACCACTAGCTTTCCTACTAGAAGGCGAATGGTTTGGAGTAGCACCGACACTCAGAGAAATCAAAAAACCCATTATTCTAAAACCATCAACCACATGGACCTGGACATATAAAAGCCCAGATTATACATAACaccattatatttaattaattaaatttacactatgaaaatattcaatcaaattatataactattaaccaTATGAAACATAtacaaacaacaaaatcaatattatataactttttctccacatcaaaattaaaaaacaatcccaattatatcatattatgagggcataatatcaaaaaaactgAAGTGGATGTAATGATATCTAAATCAGTGCGCCTACACAGCTTCatgatttaatatcatcataatactattaaatattatgttattaccaGAAAACCACAATAAATATCTGTACCCATGTACCCATTATGTTACCCAAAATTATACACAACAGCCACAAtcatacttattataaaatcaaattacaaaacaatatgtaataaataatataaaaacatagtaAATATATGTACCCATGTACCCTGATACTAATCAAAAGGTACAAACAACtatgaataagtaataaccatatatatatacatatgtacaaATGTCACTGATcttacaataacatattttgaaaatataaaaaatagtttttctataataaaaattaattcaggaatgaatattattatgtttttgacaaGATTGaaagaatacaaaaatataaactttaatattttatagtagatCGTTGTAGAtgcatgaaaatatttaattttaaatcaattaagaACAATTATATCAATTTCATGGCACACTTTTAATAGATACATAACAATGTAGGTACCTTTACTACTGAGGAACCTTAtgattaagataaaataaagtattttattgaatacaacatttaataccttgtgaataattttgaattttaattttaattctgagatatgaattgaattaaaaatgtggtACTTATAGTTTAAAACCAACCCGTAacttattaatacctacatttaagcttaaacaataattaaatgtaaaaaaatgtttgtacattaCTAATATAACGTGTAGCTGATGTCAAGACATTTGAATCAcggctaaataatattaataaacagaatattttaaatttttaaagagtAATTTATTGGAACGAAAGTAATTGCCCATTTCAATAACATATCATTGAAAAatctgacaaaataaaataaataaataatttgaaattgtgAGCAAAGATTGTACTAATATAAAAGGTACCTTCTAATTTcttcataaatcataactttcagaacttatatttattatcttttttttctgGTTGTTACCTTTCATAAATGACTGATTATTCATCACACAAGCTTAGAGGAAGCCATTCCGTGCCAGAGGCTATAACAATCAAACTTGACAATTTTAAACTTGGGGACGCAGTGTCTCGCTATTGGTCCAAAAACATAATAGACATTCAGtcttaacaatttttaacttACGGAACGCAATGTCACACCAgaggttaattattaattcattcaaTCTAAATAACAATAGGTCTCAAAATTAGGTAGTTAGTATATtcttaatatactatttatctcaaaaatgtatacaatatattatactgtctttattttttattcaagatATCACAcgagcttaaaatattatattatgattcaacTTTATTGATACCTAACTGATAAGTTATGATAGATGAATTCACAAATATTTGGTATACTACCTACAGTAAGTACTTAcaattaaaaagataaaatgaATCATGTTAATGCATTGATATGTTTTAGAAATTGAAAGGGACAATAATACTCTCATACAAAGAGTCATGTGATTTTacctaagttattttaatatatttatgaaaaaaattaagttatgtatttatttaatatattctgtaatttttgatgataatatattaaattacgaatgtaagtttaaattatttaaatgttaactcAACATTTTACAAAGACACTGAAAATTATAAGAAatgtaaagaaaattaaaacacaatgtTATGGAAATGTACTTTTTAagactattttaaatacaaattatgtttaactaatatttataataattattgtgtcaaATTAAGAGTTACGACTTATAGTTATGAATATTTGGTGATATTTTTACAGCATAAAAAAGGTGCCATGAAAGATAATAGAATTATAAACATCACATGTTATCAATAATAACTCAGAatctgatttatttttttgacattcattaaatattgtacataatctaatataattatacgtataatttttcaataaataaaaataaaaatatatcattaaattattaatttttaaacaataaggattataatttataatcatatgcATTGGCGTAAGTTATTAGATTGTTCTAGTTCCGGTCTATGGCAAATGACTTGTGGACATATTATACCATGAATGaataatgtatacactatacatatacttgtttgtattttaatattaataataattaaaaattaaacataatcaCGAAagtcaataatttattgaataacgaataacaaattacaatttgcCTCTACTATACCAGCTCAGGAGTAATAAAGGGTTATAATAAAGCAGTAGGTagggtaataaatattaaatgttataaatgtagCTGTGAACATCAGTGATTGTGATACCTATCAATTTTGGTTtaagaaatgtttttaaatgtaaccattaaaaaatattccaaatatatgtaaatactaaGTATACATGTATGGGCTTTGCTGTATTTCACATGTATTCAATAATATGCCAGTGGTTCCCAAACTGTGAGGTGCGTCTCCCTTGGTACGGTCAAGCATAGGCGCGACTAGAGTTTATCCGCAGCCTAGTTAATAACCGGCGGCCCCGTGTTATTAATGAACCGAAAAAATCCCTTCAAAGTTTAAACccaatatttacctatataaccGTATTTTTTAAAGCCCCCTCTCaccaatgaaatatttttataatttttaaaaatgtattatctattgTAATGATATCTACATCATTACACCAACACAGTTTCACGAtttaatatcatcataatactattaaatatgtCATCACcaaaaaaccataataaatactatgccctttaatattattcaaaatatgtacaaaattattaataagtatatattatataatatgcatgtataaTGCAATTAATCCTACAAAAACGTAttttgattatacatttatatccaCATGTACTTAtgcaaaataaacaataacaattttatatggAACAACAAGGTAGATACCAAAAGTCAATACTGTAAGTAGAACCCCCTATCGATAATCAGATCAGTATGCTCCCATCAGCTGAATCGGACCTCAGCAACACAGTCTGTTCATATTAGCCAAACTGTCTCATATAGTATCACACACCCGTCTTACTTCGCTACCAAAATTATACAgcgattattaatttaacttactcattcaaatttatattataccttgttatgaattattaaaataactttaatccatatcaaaattttaactttgaagaCCAATTATTAGCATTAATTAGCATATTAACTACTCAATTAGaacaaaacataaaactaactaataataattacaagtaaaaatctcaaaaaccaaaaaaaaattaaataaagtcattcaaagaaataataaatcattttacccaattaacacaaaatataatgaacaaCAATCTCAACAACAAATTCCTAATGCTccacaaataaaaaatcaatttcttAATACTCATAatccacaaaaaaaataaactaaacaattatataatcaaaatccctaacaaaaaactaaaagtgaaataaaatgtaatacaatccaataaaatatcaagtatGCCAAAAATTGGGACACGAAGCACAGAAATATTGGACATACTTTCCACAgtcaaaaaactaataaattacacaCCACAACCATTACACATACCATAAATTATACTCCAAATGCACTATATATAAatgcaaaatttaatattataacaatatgccAATAACAATTGACACAGGTGCTATGTTGCATTAGACATACCCTTTTACGAAAAATCAAATCATAAACAAAGTAATTAACATGAAATTAACGGGAACTAACAACAGACCATTAACATTAATTGGGTCCACGGAAgcaaatatagaaataaacaatcttaaattcaaaaaactaaCTCACATAATAGCAGACTTTCTTGTGCATTGGATAATAGGGAAAAATTTCCTGTcaaggaaatatattttaaatactttaaataaaaataaatattatttaaataattttgtcataaaattaaaaatatttgaatatttaattaatactaaatcgCAATTAGTTTATTCATGAGAggcgtaattatttatttttatttttaaggatgATTGAACCAAAAAAGTTTTGTAACATATTCTACAATGCTAGATAGCAAACAGCTATCTAAATCGGGACAGTAAGTACACAGTACGAGATCTCGATTTTCTGTACGCTCGTGTGCGATGATAATTGCTGCCTCTTTGAAGTGTACCTACCTCCCGAGGTACCTATATCAAGCTCAGTGATGTAGATGTCTTCAACTAATAAGGATAATCCTTTCAGCCCGACCTTTCACCAACGACCAGGACGATCATTTagtaacacattattatattaatgaagatacttataaaagataatttatacttatatgaaTTAACAACTGAAATGAAAGACATTAACAACATAAatgacattaatatattttatacaatagttCTGTCTCATTAATTACAACAGTGCACAGacgaataatatagtataaagtatttatatacaacctaACCTATAATTGTATGACTTGTTATTATGGACTTagtattatgagttatgactaaaTGGTTTAGTTTTCACTTATGACTAATAGTTTATATTGTGTCGTTGCCATTCTCAATACAAACTTATTACAATAAGTTAATTAATATCTCGTGAAAccacaatataacaatatattatgatatttaaactCTAATTATGTTTTCTTTAGATCTTTGGACCTTAcacatattaaaaatctattagGAATAGCCATACTCtacactgtacagtgtacaacCATGTCCAATTAATAAGTGCAAAATCCAttgctaaaatttaaaatgtccaaattatttttcaatttacaatacttataatgtataataattttaaaatattataaaataaaatgtatacattagacgtttaaaaaaaaacggtttgcattatttttatcattataaaagatttttttcctttttattaatttaatacgtaatttattaaaattaaatgtacagtTTATAATGTAAAGTAGTAAGCCCGGCATATAGcaatttgcattatttttttctaacagtttttatataacaaattatagttagTCTAAAAATTTAGTCTACATTTACAGTGTTTAACCGGGTAATCTATAGAGCCTCCTCGGACCGTAATAAACGTGGTAATAATTGATGGACGAAGATACACCATCAATTATCGCGGACGTTTATTAGCAATGTTTTAAATCAgccaaaaaaaaacagaaactaTGATTATCGACGTTTTTGTcatattcaacaatttattttatatctattgaaAATTACCAACAATTGATCTGTGGGTATCAAAATGGTGTTAAATGAgattttttgtagaaaaaagaaatttcaGGGGGGTTCAGAACCCTAGAACCCTAcccctgcgtacgccactgtattactacaatattactaCAAATCATAACTAACTAAAAAAAGGTAcccttgttttttattttataaaacacgattttaatattattataaaaatggaaCATTTGTTATCCAGTAGGTAACgtttgattcaaaatattttgattcctTCCACAAATACCcccataatacataataataaaaattatgtatacctactaaaagtAGCCAAGTACCTAGGTAATGATGTAATGTTGTTGATCAATAGTTTtctagattaaaataaaatgtattaaattatgtagTGTATATTGTAcactgcgtataatatattattactatagaaaATGAACAAAAGAGGTCATAAACAATGCAAACATAAACTAAATTTACTTGAATGacttaaaatgtgtatatgACCAACATTAAATACGTCATTTTCACTACCTActgttaaca
This genomic window from Metopolophium dirhodum isolate CAU chromosome 1, ASM1992520v1, whole genome shotgun sequence contains:
- the LOC132949299 gene encoding uncharacterized protein LOC132949299, with amino-acid sequence MFKCDQCPSVFSAKRNLVAHQKKHTGVSFPCTTCVKSFNDKSHLNRHMKNIHGIVNVPAHLRPMPATSITAQPARPSVIQFAPLAAPQRDIQIAPQIFVSDVPAGGSSMLSEDEMCIQVMDEFEDTDSYTVAVNGKRVSSANTTSPANAKRVRMNMVQSPGFVEILSSATRKIVWYYTKNIANTTIYSDFLRPLIPELVNLLKTHVQKHAIKFNLKLEATYNRPNVPNSSENRAFKTVAVEIFPDSDIKTIIERAYIKLMKEKDEYMGRGSGFTLESIDGLLLAVYKYTPMGGSSYIQLPEYIDRKRGTINPKNTDQHCFKWAILSRHVTGPTVCRVEGNRYSQHEGEYNFDGISFPTPLSDISKFEKNNINVSGNVYGLDKKFQPPKKYPTYEVYPLRVISEEKPDHFDLLLVTDGDNSHYVYISNFSRLIRKQKTSHTERLVFCKRCFTSFDDGRHKYKLSGQEALDQHKLICGAHKPTLPEMPKEGECVEFRAWKKTVRHPFVIYADFEAILVKTEEKKGGSTTVIQRHEAMSYGFLVKASEDVPADLLEQHEIPAGPVIYRGSEDRTDVARHFVESIVEVAHKIENLMKTNIAIIMTEGEEKTYQECSTCNLCKCVLVGGDKVRDHDHLTGKFRQTLCSRCNLELQQPKFVPVFFHNLSNYDSHFIISELGYDTQTINVIPNSEEKYISFSKYINSTFTVRFIDTFRFMASSLSSLAENLVTPEHENFRETAKHFVTGDMSLVTRKGVYPYEYTDSWERLEDRRLPRKRDFFSTLTETSIKESDFEHAKEVWDHFDCETLGDYSDLYLKIDVLLLADVFENFRDVCMRAYNLDHAHYYTAPGLSFDAMLKFTGQKLQLLHDYDMLLMFENGIRGGLVQASKRYGKANNEKTPDYDETKDKSWIIYQDCK
- the LOC132937380 gene encoding LOW QUALITY PROTEIN: uncharacterized protein LOC132937380 (The sequence of the model RefSeq protein was modified relative to this genomic sequence to represent the inferred CDS: deleted 1 base in 1 codon), encoding MSQYMPYGGFNWIEPTLIGLDDLDDTSPIGRVYEVDVSYPRHLHDNHNDLPFLPQNSVPHGSKVRKLMATFEEKKNYIIHYRSLQQAIKNGLIVEKVHRVIQFNQSNWLAKYIELNTEMRKKARNDFEKDFFKLMNNAVFGKTMQSKRKEMKMELVSCERRLQKLINKSTFKHCTNYNENLNAVALENKIIKFDKPIYIGFAVLDVSKTLMYEYHYDVMQRHYGDKIKLMYTDTDSLIYHIQTDDFYADLATNHNLLDRMDTANLPTDHQCYVVSRKKSPGYFSDEVYGNIITHFCALRAKSYAFNIYAGPEDEVANDRIGGEKIKAKGIRSHVVKNHMTFEDHRKCLFGEDGVEAYKENVSIRSFNHQLMTIKTKKLTYNSYDDKRVVLEDKVNTLAHGHYSIEEDDIWTELDGGDWNVEEKGLMRDLLHYIT